In Limibacter armeniacum, a single window of DNA contains:
- a CDS encoding ATP-binding protein: MKISFNCQSFNIHDLAISLREMHQLRAEKKKLNLRLSVDNLIPEQIIGDEARLLQVLNNLIENAIKFTSEGDVSLVIELLSSDEHFLTINFSVSDTGEGIPPNKMAFIFDPFNQLESEVNKNANGTGLGLAITRHILEQMGSSIEVKSEVGKGSSFTFKIRFEKEMQVASDNASYDNETQTFEEEGHFKGKNILIVDDNDGNLMIMEEFANYWGFETYLAKDGIEAIDKIKERELDIVLMDIAMPQMNGYETSHVIRNEMQISGEKLPIIALTAVAMVGTNIKIREAGMNDYVTKPFSHQDLFKKLKNYLN; the protein is encoded by the coding sequence ATGAAAATTTCATTCAATTGTCAGTCATTTAATATTCATGATTTGGCTATTAGCTTAAGGGAAATGCACCAACTACGTGCAGAAAAAAAGAAGCTGAACTTGAGATTAAGCGTCGATAATTTAATCCCTGAACAAATTATAGGAGATGAAGCGAGGCTGCTTCAGGTACTGAATAATCTGATTGAGAATGCCATCAAGTTTACTTCAGAAGGAGATGTTTCGCTTGTTATCGAACTACTCTCATCTGATGAGCACTTTTTGACCATCAATTTTTCTGTTTCAGATACAGGAGAGGGGATACCACCTAATAAGATGGCGTTCATCTTTGACCCTTTCAATCAATTGGAAAGTGAAGTGAACAAGAATGCGAATGGAACAGGGCTTGGTTTGGCGATAACCAGACATATTCTGGAACAGATGGGGAGTTCTATTGAAGTGAAAAGTGAAGTTGGAAAAGGATCAAGCTTTACATTTAAAATAAGGTTTGAAAAGGAAATGCAGGTTGCATCAGATAATGCATCTTATGATAATGAAACACAAACCTTTGAAGAGGAAGGACACTTCAAAGGTAAAAATATCCTGATTGTTGACGACAATGATGGAAATTTGATGATTATGGAAGAGTTTGCCAATTACTGGGGGTTTGAGACCTATCTGGCAAAAGACGGAATAGAAGCGATAGACAAGATAAAAGAGCGGGAATTGGATATTGTATTGATGGATATTGCCATGCCACAAATGAATGGGTATGAGACTTCTCATGTGATTCGGAATGAAATGCAGATTAGTGGTGAGAAGTTACCAATAATTGCCCTTACTGCTGTGGCGATGGTAGGAACAAATATCAAAATCAGAGAAGCAGGAATGAATGATTATGTGACTAAACCTTTCAGCCATCAGGATTTGTTTAAAAAGCTTAAAAATTATCTAAACTGA
- a CDS encoding alginate export family protein produces the protein MKKILLLFLSILASGFTTHLCAQEFSLDADLRARYEHRRGSFTLRPVNDAQDVAANFVTQRTRIITSFADKSSKLSFKLSLQDIRTWGATPQLGIGDNNNLGMYEGWGTIHFDTANFIRIGRQELSYDDNRFLGNVDWAMQGRSHDAILYQHKGDYELQIGAAIHNNRETQFREQYTVNNYKAMQFARFNKKLDALDLTLLFFNNGQEYIDNNNPTREDLETIYSQTYGARAKFDLDIIKFDINFYYQGGKDATDVKIRAFDLSPVITLGLDNGVSIVAGFEWLSGSDINFDTPGTPIRIESKNKSFSPFYGTNHKFNGLMDYFYVGNHFNNVGLQDYFGGFNVKADDLKFYGMIHIFNTWGNMIQNNEEIDKYLGAEVDLTAMYSLNEFINIQGGVSAMFADENMEVLKGGDADKFNYWAWAMVVIKPNLFKASGWKKNNSAN, from the coding sequence ATGAAAAAAATACTACTGCTGTTTCTTAGTATTCTAGCGTCAGGATTTACTACGCACTTATGTGCCCAAGAATTTAGCCTTGATGCAGACCTTAGAGCTCGCTATGAACACAGAAGAGGCTCCTTCACATTAAGGCCAGTCAATGATGCACAAGACGTTGCTGCCAATTTTGTTACACAAAGAACTCGAATCATCACTTCATTCGCTGACAAATCCAGCAAACTCTCTTTCAAGCTATCACTTCAGGATATAAGGACATGGGGAGCTACGCCACAACTAGGAATTGGTGATAATAATAATCTTGGAATGTATGAAGGTTGGGGAACGATCCATTTTGATACTGCCAACTTTATTAGAATCGGTCGACAGGAGTTGAGTTATGATGATAACCGCTTCTTAGGTAATGTTGACTGGGCTATGCAAGGTCGATCGCACGATGCTATTCTATATCAACATAAAGGCGATTATGAATTGCAAATCGGTGCTGCCATACACAACAATAGGGAAACACAATTCAGAGAACAATACACCGTCAATAACTACAAAGCCATGCAATTTGCAAGGTTTAATAAAAAGCTGGACGCCCTTGACCTAACATTGCTGTTCTTCAATAATGGACAGGAATATATTGACAATAACAACCCTACCCGTGAAGATCTTGAAACCATCTACAGCCAAACTTATGGGGCAAGAGCCAAGTTTGACCTAGATATTATCAAGTTTGATATCAACTTTTACTACCAAGGCGGTAAAGATGCTACCGATGTCAAAATAAGGGCATTCGATTTAAGCCCAGTTATAACACTTGGACTAGACAATGGCGTAAGCATAGTGGCTGGCTTTGAATGGCTCTCTGGCTCAGATATCAATTTTGATACTCCTGGAACACCAATACGTATTGAAAGTAAAAACAAATCGTTTTCTCCATTCTATGGTACAAACCACAAGTTCAATGGACTTATGGATTACTTCTATGTAGGAAATCATTTCAACAATGTAGGGCTACAGGATTATTTTGGAGGCTTCAATGTAAAAGCCGACGATCTCAAATTCTATGGAATGATCCATATTTTCAACACTTGGGGCAACATGATTCAGAACAATGAAGAAATTGACAAGTATCTAGGAGCTGAGGTTGATCTTACGGCTATGTATAGTCTCAATGAGTTTATCAATATTCAGGGTGGTGTTTCGGCCATGTTTGCTGATGAAAACATGGAAGTACTGAAAGGTGGTGATGCTGATAAATTTAACTACTGGGCTTGGGCAATGGTGGTTATTAAACCAAATTTGTTCAAAGCTTCAGGCTGGAAAAAAAATAACTCAGCCAATTAA
- a CDS encoding M48 family metallopeptidase yields MNDKPVKVRVHFKGIKPSAWEHPADRAALQALKKVPGLDIAIKALIGKTSEQSLRLLTLASAVRVNDKQFSKLNRIYQECCDILDFEERPELYVSQSPVLNAGAIGVEKPFITINSSMIDSLSEAELMAVLGHELGHIKSGHVLYKTLLFFIIRISVIAVNIPLSMMAIQGIIAALREWDRKSELSADRAGLLVVQDPEVSINLLMKLAGGNHLEEMNLGEFIKQAEEYENANSVSDSFHKIMNVVDKSHPFPVSRLNELLKWVQRGEYDSILRGYYTEDDEVAFSDHAKKAAEGYKDDFMHIAEPIIGQAKESASKAKDFLEDMFKGKKED; encoded by the coding sequence ATGAATGATAAACCAGTTAAGGTTAGAGTACATTTTAAAGGTATAAAACCAAGTGCTTGGGAACACCCTGCCGATAGAGCTGCTTTACAGGCACTCAAAAAAGTGCCAGGGTTAGATATAGCCATTAAAGCTTTAATAGGTAAAACCAGTGAACAGTCATTGAGACTTCTGACTTTGGCATCAGCTGTCAGGGTCAATGACAAGCAATTCAGCAAACTCAACAGAATCTATCAGGAATGCTGTGATATTCTTGACTTTGAAGAGCGTCCAGAACTTTATGTTTCTCAAAGTCCTGTTTTGAATGCTGGTGCCATTGGCGTTGAAAAACCCTTTATCACCATTAACTCAAGCATGATTGATTCCCTTTCTGAAGCCGAACTGATGGCGGTTCTTGGACATGAATTGGGACATATCAAAAGTGGTCATGTGCTTTACAAAACACTATTATTCTTTATCATCAGAATTTCAGTGATTGCCGTAAACATTCCACTTAGTATGATGGCAATCCAAGGGATCATCGCTGCTCTGAGAGAGTGGGACCGCAAAAGTGAGCTAAGTGCAGACAGAGCAGGATTGCTCGTGGTACAAGACCCAGAGGTCTCTATCAACCTGCTGATGAAGCTTGCTGGAGGTAACCACCTTGAAGAAATGAATTTGGGTGAATTCATCAAGCAGGCTGAAGAGTATGAAAATGCAAACTCAGTCAGCGACAGCTTCCATAAGATTATGAATGTTGTGGACAAGTCTCACCCATTCCCTGTTAGTAGGTTGAATGAACTTTTGAAATGGGTGCAGAGAGGTGAGTACGATTCAATCTTGAGAGGATATTACACAGAAGATGATGAGGTTGCTTTCAGTGATCACGCCAAAAAGGCAGCAGAAGGTTACAAAGATGACTTTATGCATATAGCCGAGCCAATTATTGGTCAGGCTAAAGAATCTGCTTCAAAAGCCAAAGACTTTTTGGAAGATATGTTTAAAGGTAAAAAAGAAGATTAG
- the tamL gene encoding translocation and assembly module lipoprotein TamL, with amino-acid sequence MLSNQNFNIHIRIMLVMLLAVIGSCSPTKQLKEGEYLLFSQEIKGASKSNKPRLEQLIRQKPNRKILGVAGYPYLEAYRIGKKRYEEQLPKDSVLLKQLIHEYDSLVKNQRKIIYLLNDDYEQQVEKVVAKFGDKDSLSVYRELYKLDKEHEKDTLSILKKIRKIRLKGNSKITKVKRKIEEGNWLMRSVGEPPSIYDGSLTEVSRKQIEKHLKQKGYFDAEVTVDVDTTDKKVSQVFNVTENTPSKVRIVDIISQDTAVHTLIAKNIEKAPLKESQRFEESRLEKERDWIYALLRKNGYYDFNKGYIYFEVDTGASPNLVDVSVLIDAPENQASHDKYIVDEIVFETDVAINARKVKQDTVMYEGVAYLDKGRKYSKRVLDSKVLIEKNAPYSEQATADTRRVLGNMDIFKFVNVNYEKKDNGHLKAHIFASSLDKYQYSFETGLNVNDRLPGPFASFTFKNRNVFNGAEVWQIQGRYSLEAQASASNTQDTYTGQEIGLNSSLIFPRVMFPLSRSLRRKYFARSAQTKLFSGISYTERPEYTRLNLQGGLSYQWRNRKNALFNLSLVDLSVINTPFISEDFDKRLSDLQEEGNNLIYSFDNSFVSSVSAYYSKAKGNYGTSQLGKSSFLKLYAELGGTYLNLLGQRFVDENDRIFGLRYFRFMKFYADLRQSLPIIPNVQQLASRLHIGMVKSYGDGVDAIPYEKYFFTGGSNSNRAWRPRRIGPGSFTPDVNPDGTFDYSFEQPGEIIMEANLEWRAKLFSIFNWAFFLDASNVWTFNEEEGRPGSQFQFRDFWKEFAVGYGFGLRLDFSYLLIRFDVGLKMYDPARPDGAKFVGGYQFFGREQAEYNLAIGYPF; translated from the coding sequence GTGTTGAGCAATCAAAACTTCAATATACATATCAGAATAATGCTGGTAATGTTGCTGGCAGTAATTGGAAGCTGTTCTCCTACGAAACAACTAAAGGAAGGAGAGTACCTACTTTTTTCACAGGAAATTAAAGGTGCAAGCAAATCCAATAAACCAAGGCTGGAGCAACTGATCAGGCAGAAACCAAACAGGAAGATTCTTGGTGTAGCGGGCTATCCCTATTTGGAGGCATACCGAATTGGTAAGAAACGGTATGAGGAGCAGCTGCCTAAAGATTCTGTATTGCTGAAGCAACTGATACATGAGTATGATTCCTTGGTGAAAAACCAACGGAAGATCATTTACCTGCTCAATGATGACTATGAGCAGCAGGTCGAAAAGGTGGTAGCCAAATTTGGAGACAAAGACTCTTTGAGTGTTTACAGGGAGCTTTATAAGCTTGATAAGGAACATGAAAAGGATACTTTATCCATTCTGAAGAAAATCAGGAAGATAAGGTTGAAAGGAAACTCCAAAATAACGAAGGTTAAGCGCAAGATTGAGGAAGGAAACTGGCTAATGCGTTCTGTTGGGGAGCCACCAAGTATCTATGATGGATCTCTAACTGAAGTTTCGAGAAAGCAAATTGAAAAGCACTTGAAACAGAAAGGGTATTTTGATGCGGAGGTGACAGTAGATGTTGATACTACTGACAAGAAGGTCAGTCAGGTATTCAATGTGACTGAAAATACGCCTTCAAAGGTGCGTATAGTAGATATTATATCCCAAGATACAGCCGTTCATACCCTTATTGCCAAGAATATAGAGAAGGCTCCTTTAAAAGAATCTCAGCGTTTCGAAGAGTCAAGACTAGAAAAAGAGCGTGACTGGATATATGCATTGCTTCGTAAAAATGGGTATTACGACTTTAATAAAGGGTATATCTATTTTGAAGTGGATACAGGTGCATCTCCCAATCTTGTAGATGTTAGTGTTCTTATCGATGCTCCCGAAAATCAGGCATCGCATGACAAGTATATTGTTGATGAGATTGTTTTTGAGACAGACGTGGCAATCAATGCCCGTAAGGTGAAGCAAGATACGGTCATGTATGAAGGAGTAGCCTACTTGGATAAAGGTAGAAAGTACTCCAAGAGGGTCTTGGACTCCAAAGTGCTGATTGAAAAAAATGCGCCCTACTCAGAACAGGCTACAGCTGATACCAGAAGGGTATTGGGGAACATGGATATTTTCAAATTCGTGAATGTCAATTACGAGAAAAAGGACAATGGCCACCTCAAAGCCCATATTTTTGCCAGCTCTCTGGACAAGTACCAATACTCTTTTGAAACTGGTTTGAATGTGAATGACCGTCTTCCGGGACCATTTGCAAGTTTTACATTCAAGAACAGGAATGTATTCAATGGTGCTGAAGTGTGGCAAATTCAAGGAAGGTACTCACTTGAAGCCCAAGCCAGTGCTTCCAATACACAAGATACCTACACAGGTCAGGAGATCGGTTTGAACTCATCTCTTATCTTTCCTAGGGTGATGTTTCCCCTGTCAAGAAGCTTGAGAAGAAAGTACTTTGCACGCAGTGCACAAACCAAACTCTTTTCAGGTATTTCTTATACAGAGCGTCCTGAGTACACACGTCTTAACTTACAGGGTGGGTTGAGTTATCAGTGGCGAAACAGGAAGAATGCCTTGTTCAACTTGAGTCTGGTGGATTTGAGTGTGATCAATACGCCTTTTATCAGTGAGGATTTTGACAAGCGTTTGAGTGACCTTCAGGAAGAAGGAAACAACCTGATCTATTCTTTTGACAATTCCTTTGTATCAAGTGTGAGTGCTTATTACTCAAAAGCTAAAGGGAACTATGGTACTTCTCAACTGGGAAAATCGTCTTTCCTGAAATTGTATGCAGAACTTGGAGGTACTTACCTGAACCTGTTGGGACAAAGGTTTGTAGATGAAAATGATCGAATATTCGGACTCCGTTATTTCCGTTTTATGAAGTTTTATGCGGATTTGAGACAGAGTCTGCCAATCATTCCTAATGTGCAGCAACTTGCTTCAAGATTGCATATTGGTATGGTAAAATCATATGGAGATGGTGTAGATGCGATTCCTTATGAAAAATACTTTTTTACAGGAGGCAGTAACAGCAACCGAGCATGGAGACCTCGTCGTATTGGTCCGGGTTCTTTCACTCCTGATGTAAACCCAGACGGTACATTTGATTACAGCTTTGAACAGCCTGGGGAGATCATAATGGAGGCCAACCTTGAATGGCGGGCAAAGCTATTCAGCATTTTCAACTGGGCATTCTTTTTAGATGCATCCAATGTCTGGACCTTTAATGAAGAGGAAGGCCGACCGGGTTCACAGTTTCAATTCAGAGATTTCTGGAAGGAGTTTGCGGTGGGTTATGGTTTTGGTTTAAGACTGGACTTTTCTTACCTGCTTATCCGTTTTGATGTTGGGTTGAAGATGTATGACCCTGCCCGCCCTGACGGAGCCAAATTTGTTGGAGGGTATCAGTTTTTTGGCAGGGAACAGGCTGAATATAACTTGGCGATTGGTTATCCTTTCTAA
- the folK gene encoding 2-amino-4-hydroxy-6-hydroxymethyldihydropteridine diphosphokinase, translating into MKNLKTAYILLGGNLGDRMLMLDNAQKQIAKLAGEVVKVSGDYETAAWGVEDQPSFFNRVLAIQTDKEPMQLLETLQQIELDLGRERHVKWGARLIDIDILFYEDEVIDLPRLKVPHPFLHERRFTLVPLAEIAENYLHPVLKKSVSALLECCPDELEVQPLKSVQAAG; encoded by the coding sequence ATGAAAAATCTGAAAACAGCTTATATCCTGCTAGGCGGAAACCTTGGCGACAGAATGTTGATGCTGGACAACGCTCAAAAACAAATAGCAAAGCTTGCTGGTGAGGTGGTCAAGGTGTCAGGAGACTATGAGACAGCTGCGTGGGGAGTAGAGGATCAGCCAAGTTTTTTCAATAGAGTATTGGCGATTCAAACCGATAAGGAGCCGATGCAATTGCTTGAAACCTTGCAGCAAATAGAGTTGGATCTCGGTAGGGAGCGACATGTAAAATGGGGAGCAAGGTTGATTGATATAGATATACTTTTTTATGAAGATGAGGTAATCGATTTGCCTAGACTGAAAGTACCTCATCCGTTTCTTCACGAGAGAAGGTTTACCCTTGTACCACTGGCAGAGATAGCCGAAAATTACTTGCATCCGGTTTTGAAAAAATCAGTTTCAGCGTTGTTGGAATGCTGTCCTGACGAACTGGAAGTGCAGCCGTTGAAATCCGTACAGGCGGCAGGGTAA
- the rlmD gene encoding 23S rRNA (uracil(1939)-C(5))-methyltransferase RlmD, with amino-acid sequence MGRRRKERISLEKVEILDIGSEGKAVAKVDDMVIFVRNAVPGDIADLRVTKKKKSFMEAEPTNFHKLSEKRVEPFCDHFGLCGGCKWQMLDYQDQVAYKQKQVMDQLERIAKVELPECKTILPSENTQYYRNKLEFTFSTKRWLTGNELEEENPENTALGFHLPGKWNRILSIDHCYLQGGPSNDIRLKTLEFARANDLTFYDQVEQTGFMRNLIIRSAVTGDLMVIVQFAEHGEENIKLVMEFLKNEFPEITSLMYVVNTKGNDTFGDLDVQCYHGEPYITEEMEGLKFRVGPKSFYQTNSEQAYELYKATRELAGLTGEERVYDLYTGTGTIAQFVAKQAKEVIGIEYVEAAIEDAKKNASLNGIENTKFFAGDMKDILTRDFIAEHGAPDVIITDPPRAGMHEDVVKQIMAVEPKKVVYVSCNPATQARDINWMDSKYKVVEIQPVDMFPHTHHVENIVLLERR; translated from the coding sequence ATGGGCAGAAGAAGGAAGGAAAGAATTTCCCTTGAAAAGGTAGAAATTCTAGATATTGGCAGCGAAGGAAAAGCAGTTGCCAAAGTTGATGACATGGTCATCTTTGTAAGAAATGCTGTGCCAGGCGATATAGCGGATTTAAGAGTGACTAAGAAGAAAAAGTCATTTATGGAAGCTGAGCCAACGAACTTCCACAAGCTATCGGAAAAGAGAGTAGAGCCTTTCTGTGATCATTTTGGTTTGTGTGGTGGCTGTAAGTGGCAGATGCTGGATTATCAGGATCAGGTAGCTTACAAGCAAAAACAGGTGATGGACCAGTTGGAGCGTATTGCTAAAGTAGAGTTGCCTGAGTGTAAAACGATCCTGCCTTCGGAGAATACCCAATATTACCGTAACAAGCTTGAGTTTACGTTCTCTACCAAAAGATGGCTGACAGGCAACGAGCTGGAGGAAGAAAACCCTGAAAATACGGCACTAGGATTTCACTTGCCAGGTAAGTGGAACAGAATCCTGAGTATCGACCACTGTTACCTGCAGGGTGGTCCTTCCAATGATATCAGGTTGAAAACCTTGGAATTTGCCAGAGCCAATGACCTGACTTTCTATGATCAGGTGGAGCAGACTGGTTTTATGCGTAACCTGATTATTCGTTCGGCTGTTACAGGAGACCTGATGGTGATTGTACAGTTTGCTGAACATGGTGAGGAAAACATAAAGCTGGTAATGGAATTCCTGAAAAATGAATTCCCTGAGATCACCTCTCTGATGTATGTGGTAAATACAAAAGGCAATGATACATTCGGAGACTTGGATGTACAGTGCTATCACGGTGAACCATATATCACAGAAGAAATGGAAGGGTTGAAGTTCCGTGTAGGACCAAAATCTTTCTACCAAACCAATTCTGAACAAGCTTATGAACTTTACAAAGCTACTCGTGAGCTGGCAGGGTTGACAGGAGAAGAAAGGGTGTATGACCTTTATACAGGTACTGGTACTATTGCTCAGTTTGTTGCAAAACAGGCAAAAGAAGTAATCGGTATTGAGTATGTGGAGGCTGCAATTGAGGATGCCAAGAAGAATGCTTCTCTGAATGGTATTGAAAATACCAAATTCTTTGCAGGTGATATGAAAGATATCCTGACAAGGGATTTTATTGCTGAGCATGGTGCGCCTGACGTCATCATTACAGACCCTCCGAGAGCAGGTATGCACGAAGATGTGGTAAAACAGATTATGGCAGTGGAGCCGAAAAAGGTGGTTTATGTAAGCTGTAACCCTGCCACACAGGCAAGGGACATCAATTGGATGGACAGTAAATATAAGGTGGTAGAGATACAGCCTGTCGATATGTTCCCACATACTCACCACGTGGAGAATATCGTATTACTAGAAAGGAGATAA
- a CDS encoding helix-turn-helix domain-containing protein produces MQLTLAHRKQIERLLTEGKSQSAIALVLGVHRSTVSREISRNTCPMRKVYTAEYAERIKRGRRHYANALRKGNSWVASSLCWRYLGRFGARGAYLHSRLHMRLFPPYELTFNFSPRNNHYLPTYRYRPNRRRSFCYDWLHADILQYVRNHRNYWRRKWLAPCKGMISQPTVAVEQPLPTPIAITSAPPVYPTLQPVAPQVNGITMPSRQKMVA; encoded by the coding sequence ATGCAGCTGACCTTAGCACATAGAAAACAGATCGAACGTCTCCTGACGGAAGGCAAAAGCCAGTCGGCTATTGCCCTTGTGTTGGGTGTGCACCGCTCTACGGTCAGCAGGGAGATCAGCCGCAATACCTGTCCAATGCGTAAGGTGTATACAGCCGAATACGCTGAACGGATAAAGCGGGGCAGGCGGCATTATGCCAATGCCCTACGAAAGGGAAACAGTTGGGTAGCCAGTTCCCTTTGCTGGCGCTATCTGGGACGCTTTGGGGCAAGAGGGGCTTACCTCCACTCCAGACTACACATGCGGCTCTTCCCTCCATATGAGTTGACCTTCAACTTCTCCCCAAGAAATAACCATTACCTGCCCACCTACCGCTATCGCCCTAACAGAAGGCGTTCCTTCTGTTATGACTGGCTCCATGCCGACATCTTGCAATACGTACGCAACCACCGCAATTACTGGCGAAGGAAGTGGTTAGCCCCCTGTAAAGGAATGATTTCACAACCGACAGTGGCAGTGGAGCAACCATTACCAACCCCAATTGCCATCACCTCAGCTCCTCCAGTCTATCCCACCTTACAGCCTGTAGCTCCACAGGTAAATGGGATCACTATGCCCTCCCGTCAAAAAATGGTGGCATAA
- a CDS encoding SMI1/KNR4 family protein — MNLLKVLIINDMQELTIEIQGKKVTLEELTSFEKELDMTLPDIYKEVLLKYGGSRVKENTYSSKASISFFLSLSSKRNATAKNIIETYKEEYGAALWLPFATDSGGWVFNISIAKDTYGQVWIDKFDSGDSDPFEYVSPSLEEFIDSLKSSE; from the coding sequence ATGAATCTTTTAAAGGTATTGATTATAAATGATATGCAAGAATTAACAATAGAAATTCAAGGAAAAAAAGTAACATTGGAAGAGTTAACGTCCTTCGAAAAAGAATTAGATATGACTTTACCAGATATATACAAGGAAGTTTTGTTAAAATATGGTGGTAGTAGGGTGAAGGAAAATACTTATAGCAGTAAAGCTAGTATTTCATTCTTTTTATCCTTGTCATCAAAACGTAATGCAACAGCTAAAAATATTATTGAGACATATAAAGAAGAGTATGGAGCAGCTCTATGGTTACCTTTTGCTACAGATTCAGGTGGTTGGGTTTTCAACATCTCTATAGCAAAAGATACTTATGGCCAAGTATGGATTGATAAATTTGATAGTGGAGATAGTGATCCTTTTGAATATGTTTCCCCTTCGCTTGAGGAGTTTATAGATAGTTTAAAATCAAGTGAATGA
- a CDS encoding HNH endonuclease: MISVHPIDGGGFKTTKYSRAYNPDANPNIPVELSVNKIAPDYSKGSGRQYLYPINEGSDLKNIVRIKMTGSRTSKNGDFYAANKKAGFVNEFGDKAPVKVIDGEYVWHHLDDMYGDIWCTMQLVEDAAHTRISGMAHSGSVKQYESFKGIDYK; this comes from the coding sequence GTGATTTCTGTACATCCAATAGATGGAGGGGGATTTAAGACCACTAAATATTCTAGAGCATATAATCCTGATGCAAACCCTAATATACCAGTTGAGTTAAGTGTAAATAAGATTGCGCCAGATTACTCCAAGGGAAGTGGTCGACAGTATTTATATCCAATAAATGAAGGTAGTGATCTTAAAAACATAGTTAGAATAAAAATGACTGGTAGTAGAACATCAAAAAATGGAGACTTTTATGCTGCTAATAAAAAAGCTGGCTTTGTAAATGAGTTTGGGGATAAAGCTCCTGTAAAAGTAATTGATGGGGAATATGTATGGCATCATTTAGATGACATGTATGGAGATATTTGGTGTACAATGCAACTTGTTGAAGATGCTGCTCATACAAGAATTTCAGGTATGGCTCATTCAGGTTCAGTAAAACAATATGAATCTTTTAAAGGTATTGATTATAAATGA
- a CDS encoding nucleoside deaminase yields MKTNEKMITDAVRLAYKNVVENGGKPFGAILVKDGEIIATGVNDVLETHDPTAHAEIQAIRKASEKLGTDDLSGMIMFASGHPCPMCLAAMHLCGITEIYYAASLEEAAEAGFGVSHIYTEVGLPNEKRKHPLKRISATQGTENPMSAWKNRDDS; encoded by the coding sequence ATGAAAACTAATGAGAAAATGATCACGGATGCTGTTAGGCTTGCTTATAAGAATGTAGTAGAAAATGGTGGAAAGCCTTTTGGTGCAATATTGGTGAAGGATGGTGAGATTATCGCAACTGGAGTCAATGATGTCTTGGAAACACACGACCCGACAGCACATGCTGAAATTCAGGCAATCAGAAAGGCTTCTGAAAAGCTTGGAACTGATGACTTAAGTGGAATGATAATGTTTGCAAGCGGACACCCTTGTCCAATGTGCTTGGCTGCAATGCATTTATGTGGGATTACAGAGATCTATTATGCTGCCAGTTTGGAAGAGGCAGCTGAAGCAGGTTTCGGTGTATCCCATATTTATACAGAGGTAGGGTTGCCGAATGAGAAAAGGAAGCACCCATTGAAGCGTATTTCTGCTACTCAAGGTACAGAAAACCCAATGAGTGCTTGGAAGAACAGAGATGATAGTTAG